One part of the Phragmites australis chromosome 3, lpPhrAust1.1, whole genome shotgun sequence genome encodes these proteins:
- the LOC133913005 gene encoding BTB/POZ domain and ankyrin repeat-containing protein NPR3-like translates to METSTISFSSPSPPSPPLRATPAELEAVQLRRLSDNLERLLDPAFLNCADAEIALAAPGGGDSVGIHRCILAARSPFFHDHFSSLPAATNSEKPRLQLAELVPGGRHIGRDALVAVLGYLYTGRLKLPPQEAAVCVDEGCRHEACRPAIDFVVESTYAASGFHISELVSMYQRRLSGFLSIALDEDVVPIVRVASTCQLQDLLNQCIQRVAVSTLDGRYLEKELPGDAYLKVKGIRPSTFPNESDCVIVDPEHEKRIRNILKALDSDDVDLVGMLLNESAVTLDDAFAIHYAAAYCEPKVLAELLKLDSANVNLKNNSGYTPLHMACMRREPDIILSLVERGASVLERTQDGRDALTICKRLTREKDCNRKLEKYEERSKAYLCIDILERELKRKSFILDPISIDESIATPLLVDNFHMRLINLENRVAFARIFFPSEAKLVMRIAQADSTEEFAGITNFSTLKEVDLNETPTMQNRRLRERLDALTKTVELGRRYFPHCSDVLDKFLNEESTDLIFLETGTPEDQRVKRKRFSELKEDVRKAFTKDKAAVAAIASSASSSSSPRYEGRGKQSYRKLKPSR, encoded by the exons ATGGAAACATCCACCATAAGCTTCTCTTCCCCGTCGCCCCCGTCCCCGCCGCTGCGGGCCACGCCGGCTGAGCTCGAAGCCGTCCAACTCCGCCGCCTCAGCGACAACCTTGAGCGCCTCCTCGACCCGGCCTTCCTCAACTGCGCGGACGCCGAGATCGCCCTCGCCGCACCAGGGGGCGGCGACTCCGTCGGCATCCACCGCTGCATCCTCGCCGCCAGGAGCCCCTTCTTCCACGACcacttctcctccctccccgccGCCACCAACAGCGAGAAGCCGCGACTGCAGCTCGCCGAGCTGGTCCCCGGCGGCCGCCACATCGGCCGCGACGCCCTCGTGGCCGTCCTTGGGTACCTGTACACGGGGCGCCTCAAGCTGCCGCCGCAGGAGGCGGCCGTCTGCGTGGACGAGGGGTGCAGGCACGAGGCGTGCCGGCCGGCGATAGACTTCGTCGTCGAGTCCACGTACGCCGCCTCCGGCTTCCATATCTCCGAGCTCGTCTCGATGTACCAG CGACGCTTGTCCGGCTTTCTCAGCATAGCTCTGGATGAGGATGTAGTGCCAATTGTTCGTGTTGCTTCCACCTGCCAGCTTCAGGACCTGCTCAACCAGTGCATTCAAAGGGTTGCAGTCTCAACTCTGGACGGCCGGTACCTCGAGAAGGAGCTTCCAGGTGACGCATACCTCAAGGTCAAGGGAATTCGCCCGAGCACATTTCCTAATGAATCAGACTGTGTCATTGTGGACCCTGAGCATGAGAAGAGGATAAGGAACATCCTCAAGGCCTTGGATTCTGATGATGTTGACCTTGTTGGCATGCTTCTGAATGAGTCTGCAGTCACCTTGGATGATGCATTCGCCATACACTATGCTGCAGCCTACTGTGAACCCAAGGTGTTGGCAGAATTGCTGAAACTTGACTCGGCCAATGTGAATCTGAAGAATAACAGTGGATATACACCGCTCCATATGGCTTGCATGAGGCGAGAACCGGACATCATTCTTTCACTCGTGGAAAGGGGAGCATCTGTGCTGGAAAGGACACAGGATGGACGCGATGCGCTTACTATCTGCAAGAGgttaacaagagaaaaagattgCAACAGGAAGTTGGAGAAGTACGAGGAAAGAAGCAAGGCTTACTTGTGTATTGACATATTGGAGCGAGAACTTAAGAGGAAGTCCTTCATCTTGGACCCTATCTCTATAGATGAGTCTATTGCCACACCTTTGTTGGTTGATAATTTTCACATGAGGCTCATAAACTTGGAAAACAGAG TTGCCTTTGCAAGAATATTCTTCCCTTCTGAAGCCAAGCTTGTCATGCGCATAGCACAAGCTGATTCAACTGAAGAGTTTGCTGGTATCACAAATTTCAGTACACTGAAGGAGGTTGATCTAAATGAGACCCCCACAATGCAAAACAGGAGGTTACGTGAACGCCTTGATGCCTTAACAAAGACAG TTGAACTAGGGAGACGATACTTCCCACATTGTTCAGATGTTCTTGATAAGTTCCTCAATGAAGAATCTACCGACTTGATCTTCCTTGAAACTGGCACTCCAGAGGACCAGCGAGTCAAGAGGAAGCGCTTTTCTGAACTCAAAGAGGACGTGcgcaaggcctttacaaaagaTAAGGCGGCTGTTGCTGCCATAGCTTCCTCAGCATCCTCATCTTCGTCTCCAAGGTATGAAGGAAGGGGTAAACAATCCTACAGAAAACTGAAGCCATCACGGTGA